From the Bubalus kerabau isolate K-KA32 ecotype Philippines breed swamp buffalo chromosome 2, PCC_UOA_SB_1v2, whole genome shotgun sequence genome, one window contains:
- the CLDN14 gene encoding claudin-14, with translation MANTAVQLLGFLLCFLGLVGTLITTVLPHWRRTAHVGTNILTAVSYLKGLWMECVWHSTGIYQCQIYRSLLALPRDLQAARALMVVSCLLSGAACASAVVGMQCTRCAKGTPAKTACAAVGGALFLLAGLLCLVAVSWTTHDVVQNFYNPLLPSGMKFEIGQALYLGFIASALSLIGGTLLCLACQEEAPTRAPPRAPAAPAGAPAPAYRPPDAYKDNRAPSAVSASHSGYRLNDYV, from the coding sequence ATGGCCAACACCGCCGTGCAGCTCCTGGGTTTCCTGCTTTGCTTCCTGGGCCTGGTGGGCACGCTCATCACCACCGTCCTGCCGCACTGGCGCCGCACGGCGCACGTGGGCACCAACATCCTGACGGCCGTGTCCTACCTGAAGGGGCTGTGGATGGAGTGCGTGTGGCACAGCACAGGCATCTACCAGTGCCAGATCTACCGCTCGCTGCTGGCGCTGCCCCGCGACCTGCAGGCGGCGCGCGCGCTCATGGTGGTGTCCTGCCTGCTGTCGGGCGCCGCGTGCGCCAGCGCCGTGGTGGGCATGCAGTGCACGCGCTGCGCCAAGGGCACCCCGGCCAAGACGGCGTGCGCTGCGGTGGGCGGCGCGCTCTTCCTGCTGGCCGGCCTGCTCTGCCTGGTGGCCGTCTCCTGGACCACCCACGACGTGGTGCAGAACTTCTACAACCCGCTGCTGCCCAGCGGCATGAAGTTCGAGATTGGGCAGGCCCTCTACCTCGGCTTCATCGCCTCGGCCCTGTCGCTCATCGGCGGCACGCTGCTCTGCCTGGCCTGCCAGGAGGAGGCGCCCACCCGGGCCCCGCCCCGGGCCCCCGCGGCCCCCGCCGGCGCCCCCGCGCCCGCCTACCGGCCCCCCGACGCCTACAAGGACAATCGGGCCCCCTCGGCCGTCTCGGCCTCGCACAGCGGGTATAGGCTGAACGACTATGTGTGA